One Candidatus Methanoperedens sp. genomic window, ATAGAACAGGCTCACCTTTTGGCTGCGGGGCAGGAACAGGAACTATCTCATCCTTGAACTTCCCGCCTTTAATGGCAGCTTCAGCTCTCTTCTGGCTTTCTGCCGAGAGCTCATCCTGCTCAGCCCGGGAGATACTAAATTTTGTTGCTATGTTCTCGGCTGTGACACCCATGTGATAATTATTGAAAATATCCCAGAGACCATCGTGTATCATTAAGTCCACAAGCTCTTCATTTCCCATCTTGGCTCCCCAGCGCGTTTTCCTTGATGCATATGGGGTTGTGGACATTGATTCTGTCCCTCCTGCCAGGATAACATCGGCGTCACCGAGCATGATCGCCTGGGTTCCCAGGATAACCGATTTTAAACCTGAACCGCATACCTTATTTACGCTGAATGATGGAACCTCATCAGGGATGCCTGCTGTTATTGCTGCCTGCCTTGCCACATTTTGTCCATGGCCTGCAGAGAGCACATTTCCCATTATGACTTCATTCACTTCACTCCCTGATGTTTCCGATCTCTTCATAGCTTCCTTCAGTACCACCGAACCAAGCTGCACCGGGCTTATCTCTTTCAGGCTTCCCCCGAACTTTCCTATCGCTGTACGTACAGCAGATACTATAACGACATTATTCATTATTTTGCCTCTACTTATTGAATTATAATAACAGTCCGCCGTCTACGCTTATCACAGCACCGTTAATGAAACTTGCTTCATCCGAAGCCAGGAATAACAGTGTGTTCGCAACGTCCGCTGGAGTGCCAAGCCTCTTAAGAGGCGTCTTTTCCCTCATCATTTCAAGTATTTTTTCAGGCACGGTTGCTGTCATCGGGGTATATATGAATCCCGGCGCAACCGCATTTACCCGTATGCCTTTTTTCCCCAGTTCCTTGGCAAGTGTCTTTGTCATACCCACTAAACCGGCTTTGGTTGCAGCATAATTCGTCTGCCCTACATTACCATACAGGGCAACTATTGATGAAATATTTAAGATCACTCCGCTTCCCTGGGAAATCATTTGTCCGACAACTGCCTGGATACAATTAAAAGGTCCTTTCAGGTTGATATTTATAACTTTATCCCACTGTTCTTCTGTCATTTTCACTACAAGAGCATCCTGGATAATCCCGGCATTATTTATTAATACATCTATTCTGCCATATTTTGCTACTGTTTCTATCACGACCTGCTTTGCTTGTTCCCTGTTGGAAACATCGAGTCTTGCAAAAAAAGCCTCCCCTCCTGCATTTTTTATTAATTCGACCGTTTCTGTCCCTCCGTTTTCATTTACATCTGCAATTACGACTTTAGCGCCTTCTTTTGCAAACAAAATCCCGGTCTCTTTACCGATTCCGCTTCCACCTCCGGTGATAATCACTACTTTATCTTTTACCCTCATGTAATTCCTTCTTTGATTTTCTTTTAGATGTCTTATTTTTAATATTGGGTCCGGGAGTTATTTCTTCATCAAGACCTGACCTTGGGGTTAACCATTTTGAGATCCGGGGGCAGACTTCTTTCTGGGATTTTGATCCCACGAATATGCCTATATGACCTGTGGGAAAAACCACCATCTCTTTTTCTTTGCTTGATACAGCATCATTGAGCGGTATACTTGCTTCGTTTGGTACAAGATGGTCAGTTTCTGCCATTACATTGAGAAGAGGCATGGTTATGTTTTTCAGATTGATCTTTTTTCCATCGAGTTCAAACTTGTTCTGTATTAGCAGGTTTTTCTGGTAACCGTCTTTAAAGAACTGCCGGAATGCTTCGCCAGCCTGGTCAGGGCTGTCGAAGATCCATTTTTCCATTCTCAAAAAGTTCTTCACTGTTTCTTCGTTTCGGATAGTGCAAGCCTCATCGCCGGGTTTACATTCTATCCGGTCGAACATTCCCACATATTTGTCGATCATGAGCCTGAATGGGTCTGTCAATAAGAATCCTGAATTCAGGAAATCTCCTGGTACTATCCCGTAGTAATCAACGATCTTATCAACGTCGAGATTTTTTGCCCAGATATGAAGAAGTCCTTTTT contains:
- a CDS encoding acetyl-CoA C-acetyltransferase, whose protein sequence is MNNVVIVSAVRTAIGKFGGSLKEISPVQLGSVVLKEAMKRSETSGSEVNEVIMGNVLSAGHGQNVARQAAITAGIPDEVPSFSVNKVCGSGLKSVILGTQAIMLGDADVILAGGTESMSTTPYASRKTRWGAKMGNEELVDLMIHDGLWDIFNNYHMGVTAENIATKFSISRAEQDELSAESQKRAEAAIKGGKFKDEIVPVPAPQPKGEPVLFDTDEFPRFGTTKEALAKLKPAFKKDGTVTAGNASGINDGAAAVLLMSEEKAKEKGLEILATIKGYGTAGVSPDIMGTGPISASKKALQRADISVSQLDLIEANEAFAAQSIAVNREMGWSTDKVNVNGGAIALGHPIGASGTRILVTLVHELRRKNGTNGLATLCIGGGMGAAIVVKR
- the fabG gene encoding 3-oxoacyl-ACP reductase FabG, with amino-acid sequence MRVKDKVVIITGGGSGIGKETGILFAKEGAKVVIADVNENGGTETVELIKNAGGEAFFARLDVSNREQAKQVVIETVAKYGRIDVLINNAGIIQDALVVKMTEEQWDKVININLKGPFNCIQAVVGQMISQGSGVILNISSIVALYGNVGQTNYAATKAGLVGMTKTLAKELGKKGIRVNAVAPGFIYTPMTATVPEKILEMMREKTPLKRLGTPADVANTLLFLASDEASFINGAVISVDGGLLL
- the phaC gene encoding class III poly(R)-hydroxyalkanoic acid synthase subunit PhaC, whose protein sequence is MYELSSIEKEYSKLMSGFQILLKLPEISVGTTPHEIIYTEDKMKLLHFLPTVEKTHPVPILMVYALVNRYYILDLQPDKSVVRKLLDDGFDVYIIDWGYPSGMDRYLTLDDYVNGYLNNAVDLVRKRSGLDKITLMGICQGGTFSVMYSALHPEKVKNLITLVAPVNFDTQKGLLHIWAKNLDVDKIVDYYGIVPGDFLNSGFLLTDPFRLMIDKYVGMFDRIECKPGDEACTIRNEETVKNFLRMEKWIFDSPDQAGEAFRQFFKDGYQKNLLIQNKFELDGKKINLKNITMPLLNVMAETDHLVPNEASIPLNDAVSSKEKEMVVFPTGHIGIFVGSKSQKEVCPRISKWLTPRSGLDEEITPGPNIKNKTSKRKSKKELHEGKR